A genomic segment from Limibacillus halophilus encodes:
- a CDS encoding DUF983 domain-containing protein → MKPVESCSVCHEAFGHIRSDDAAPWLTILIVGHIAGPVILAFESDRTWPDWVSMALWPAFALVLALLVLPRAKALFIGAIWATKAPGSEQP, encoded by the coding sequence TTGAAACCGGTGGAATCCTGTTCGGTATGTCACGAGGCCTTCGGGCATATCAGGTCGGATGATGCAGCACCATGGCTGACGATTCTGATCGTGGGCCATATCGCTGGGCCGGTCATTTTAGCGTTTGAAAGCGACAGAACGTGGCCCGACTGGGTTTCGATGGCACTTTGGCCCGCTTTTGCGCTTGTCCTCGCACTGTTGGTTCTCCCGCGCGCAAAGGCACTCTTCATCGGTGCGATTTGGGCAACCAAGGCCCCAGGCTCGGAACAACCCTAA
- a CDS encoding ArsR/SmtB family transcription factor: MKEGPDISRVAALIGDPGRANMLTALMDGRALTASELAFQAGISKQTASAHLSKLLDGGLLAREIQGRHHYYRLQGPEVAGAIEALMGVAQKHSGRRVRTGPRDPALRKSRVCYDHLAGEMGVFLHDTMMERGWLVTDGDALNVTASGRAAFARFGIDIQGLSAQRRTMTLSCLDWSMRRHHLGGSLGQALLAGIRARGWAERIEGTRIMQFSQTGERNLKHWLRSG; this comes from the coding sequence ATGAAAGAAGGTCCCGATATTTCCCGCGTCGCGGCGCTGATAGGTGACCCAGGGCGGGCGAACATGCTGACGGCTCTCATGGACGGCCGGGCGCTGACGGCCAGTGAACTGGCTTTCCAGGCAGGTATCTCCAAACAGACGGCAAGTGCACACCTGAGCAAGCTCCTGGATGGAGGATTGCTGGCACGGGAGATACAGGGCCGCCATCACTACTATCGCCTTCAGGGGCCTGAGGTTGCAGGCGCCATTGAAGCCCTGATGGGCGTGGCGCAGAAGCATTCCGGCAGGCGTGTAAGAACCGGTCCCAGAGACCCGGCACTTAGGAAGTCCAGAGTTTGCTACGACCATCTGGCGGGGGAGATGGGCGTTTTCTTACACGATACAATGATGGAGCGGGGGTGGCTGGTCACGGACGGCGATGCCTTGAACGTGACCGCATCCGGCCGCGCGGCCTTTGCTCGCTTTGGAATCGATATTCAGGGTTTGTCGGCGCAGCGGCGGACGATGACTCTCAGTTGTCTCGATTGGAGCATGCGTCGGCATCATCTCGGCGGCAGCTTGGGGCAGGCCTTGCTGGCGGGCATTCGCGCCAGAGGCTGGGCCGAGCGCATCGAAGGCACCAGGATCATGCAGTTCTCTCAAACAGGAGAACGTAACCTCAAGCACTGGCTCAGGTCCGGCTGA
- a CDS encoding antibiotic biosynthesis monooxygenase family protein, which yields MLAVIFEVLPHPDYRQEYLDIAGELRPLLDGIDGFISIERFQSLTTPDKVLSLSFWRDEAALSAWRNMGEHRMAQAKGRARIFKDYRLRIASVVRDYGLQDRDEAPSDSRGFHRHS from the coding sequence ATGCTTGCGGTTATTTTCGAAGTTCTCCCCCACCCGGACTATCGGCAGGAGTATCTGGATATCGCGGGCGAACTGCGCCCATTGCTGGACGGCATCGATGGCTTTATCTCCATCGAAAGGTTTCAAAGTCTGACAACGCCGGACAAGGTTTTGTCCCTGTCGTTCTGGCGCGACGAGGCGGCGCTTTCGGCTTGGCGTAACATGGGTGAGCACCGGATGGCGCAGGCCAAGGGTCGCGCTCGCATCTTCAAGGATTATCGTCTGCGCATCGCTTCGGTTGTTCGCGATTATGGCTTGCAGGATCGCGACGAAGCCCCCAGCGACAGCCGCGGCTTCCACCGTCACTCCTAA
- a CDS encoding sulfite exporter TauE/SafE family protein: protein MYEYSLLALAAFFAGVLNTVAGGGTFLTFPALVYVGVPPVAANATSAVAVFPGYLGGALGFIRELKAVDRRLLLKFVGMTLLGGLGGSLLLLVSSNEAFSIVVPFLLLLATGAFAFGDRVQDWSRSAKFALRPNGGVAMTLVSIYGGYFNGGLGIVLLALFSLWGMRDLNQMNGLKNGLSFVLSAISVTTFAAAGIVAWPQALVMMAAAIAGGYAGAPLARALPKAVVRGGVILIGLVMSGVFFFRLLLA from the coding sequence ATGTATGAGTATTCACTCTTGGCGCTGGCCGCTTTTTTTGCTGGAGTCCTCAATACCGTTGCTGGTGGGGGCACTTTCCTGACGTTCCCGGCACTCGTCTATGTCGGAGTTCCGCCGGTTGCCGCCAATGCAACCAGCGCTGTTGCCGTCTTCCCCGGATACCTTGGTGGCGCGTTGGGCTTCATCCGCGAGTTGAAGGCGGTGGATCGTCGTCTCCTCCTGAAGTTTGTCGGCATGACCTTGCTCGGCGGGTTAGGGGGCTCGCTTCTGCTTCTTGTTTCATCGAACGAGGCCTTTTCGATCGTGGTGCCTTTTTTGCTGCTGCTGGCCACAGGGGCCTTTGCATTTGGTGACAGAGTTCAGGATTGGTCGCGGAGCGCCAAGTTTGCTTTGCGCCCGAACGGCGGCGTTGCAATGACCTTGGTGTCAATCTACGGCGGGTACTTCAACGGCGGCCTGGGTATTGTGCTGTTGGCGCTCTTCTCGTTATGGGGAATGCGGGACCTAAATCAGATGAATGGCTTGAAAAATGGCCTTTCATTCGTCCTTTCGGCAATCTCGGTCACGACTTTCGCCGCCGCAGGTATTGTCGCCTGGCCGCAGGCCTTGGTCATGATGGCGGCGGCAATCGCAGGCGGTTACGCGGGCGCACCCCTGGCACGGGCTTTGCCCAAGGCGGTCGTGCGCGGCGGCGTTATCTTAATTGGTCTCGTGATGAGCGGTGTTTTCTTTTTTCGGCTGCTTTTGGCTTAG